The following are encoded together in the Pseudoalteromonas piscicida genome:
- a CDS encoding efflux RND transporter permease subunit gives MQAFLNQLVYAIFRHRITVVSFFVLTTIFLGFKATQIQLDASFNKNIPLNHEYMKVYLKHEKQFGGANSILISVCDKDGDIFNEPFFTQLKAVHDQLYFIPGVNRPLVNSIFAPSARFVEVVEDGFAGGPIIPANFQPTEQGLAVVKQNIEKAKVVGRMVASDYSCAMVTAQLMETDPQTQEKLDTLAFAQKLESEIRAPLSTDKVSIHIIGFAKMAGDIADGAKGVVLFFALAIAFTFIMVWMFCKSFKLTLLPIVCSFIAVIWQMGLLSTLGFGVDPMSILVPFLVFAIGVSHGVQMINAIGKKVAEGVSCKVAAEASFKALLIPGGIALLSDTVGFLTLLAIDIGIIRELAITASLGVAVIIFTNLVLLPVMASFFESANIKRLGDGKNASHGMFEAMREALVKTTDKKVARVILLISAVLFAFGYWQSEKMRIGDLHAGAPALHEDARYNQDTFLISDRYAISSDILKVIVEATPAACTEHDTMERISRFQWRVENLPSVQSAVSLSSVAQAVNAGYNEGNLKWQTLPRNTASLVQATSRVETSSGLLNGDCSVMPIIIFMEDHKAESIDHVIAKIKQFSEEEGTDDVAFKLASGPIGVMAATNESVSEAQVPMMLYVYGAVILLCLASFRSVRATIAVVLPLYVVSTLAQALMVQLEIGLTVSTLPVIALGVGIGVDYGIYILSSMMGQLKQGMPLSVAYRNALAERGSAVLFTGITLAIGVSTWIFSALKFQVDMGILLTFMFLVNMLGAVLLLPAIGTLIWSDQKK, from the coding sequence ATGCAAGCGTTTTTAAATCAATTGGTATACGCCATCTTTAGGCATCGTATTACCGTCGTGTCTTTTTTCGTATTGACGACGATATTTTTGGGCTTCAAAGCCACACAAATTCAACTCGATGCGTCATTTAACAAAAATATTCCATTAAATCATGAATACATGAAAGTGTACTTGAAGCACGAAAAACAGTTTGGTGGTGCAAATAGTATTCTTATTTCTGTTTGTGATAAAGATGGTGACATCTTTAATGAGCCATTTTTCACTCAGCTAAAGGCGGTGCATGATCAGCTCTATTTTATCCCTGGCGTTAATCGTCCACTGGTGAATTCAATCTTTGCACCCAGTGCGAGATTCGTTGAGGTGGTAGAGGACGGCTTTGCCGGTGGACCTATCATTCCTGCTAACTTTCAACCCACTGAACAAGGTCTAGCGGTTGTAAAGCAGAACATCGAGAAAGCAAAAGTTGTGGGTCGTATGGTTGCGAGTGACTATTCTTGTGCCATGGTAACCGCACAGTTAATGGAAACCGATCCGCAAACCCAAGAAAAGCTCGATACCTTAGCATTTGCGCAAAAACTAGAATCAGAGATCCGAGCTCCGCTTAGCACTGACAAAGTGAGTATACATATAATCGGCTTTGCTAAAATGGCCGGTGATATTGCTGATGGAGCAAAGGGAGTAGTGCTCTTCTTTGCATTAGCAATTGCTTTTACCTTTATTATGGTATGGATGTTCTGCAAGAGCTTTAAGCTTACGCTGCTCCCCATTGTTTGCTCATTTATTGCTGTGATTTGGCAGATGGGTTTACTCAGTACTTTGGGGTTTGGTGTCGACCCTATGTCTATTTTGGTGCCTTTCTTAGTCTTCGCCATTGGCGTGAGTCACGGTGTGCAAATGATCAACGCGATAGGCAAAAAAGTAGCAGAAGGGGTAAGTTGCAAAGTAGCGGCTGAAGCGAGCTTCAAAGCATTACTTATCCCAGGTGGAATTGCATTACTTTCTGATACAGTAGGCTTCTTAACCTTACTGGCAATCGACATCGGCATTATTCGTGAACTTGCTATTACTGCCAGTTTAGGGGTTGCGGTTATTATCTTTACCAACTTGGTACTACTTCCTGTGATGGCGTCCTTTTTTGAGTCTGCAAATATTAAGCGACTTGGTGATGGTAAAAACGCCAGCCATGGTATGTTTGAAGCAATGCGAGAGGCCTTGGTGAAAACCACAGACAAAAAAGTGGCCAGAGTGATTTTACTTATCAGTGCAGTACTATTCGCATTTGGCTACTGGCAATCTGAAAAAATGCGTATTGGTGATTTACATGCTGGTGCACCGGCGCTACATGAAGATGCCAGATACAACCAAGACACTTTCCTTATCTCAGACCGTTATGCCATTTCTTCTGATATCTTAAAGGTCATTGTAGAAGCGACACCTGCGGCTTGTACTGAGCACGATACAATGGAGCGTATTAGTCGCTTCCAATGGCGAGTAGAAAACTTACCGAGTGTACAATCGGCTGTTTCTTTAAGCTCCGTTGCACAAGCGGTTAATGCTGGGTACAACGAAGGTAACTTAAAGTGGCAGACGTTACCAAGAAATACCGCTTCTCTAGTTCAAGCTACCTCTCGAGTGGAGACAAGCTCTGGGCTACTCAATGGTGATTGCTCGGTGATGCCCATTATCATCTTTATGGAAGATCATAAGGCCGAGTCTATCGACCACGTGATTGCAAAGATCAAACAGTTCTCAGAAGAAGAAGGAACGGATGACGTTGCCTTTAAATTAGCATCAGGTCCAATCGGTGTGATGGCGGCAACAAATGAATCCGTTTCCGAGGCACAGGTTCCTATGATGCTCTATGTGTACGGAGCGGTGATTCTGTTGTGCCTAGCGAGCTTTAGGAGCGTTCGAGCGACTATCGCAGTGGTACTGCCTTTATACGTGGTATCAACGCTTGCTCAGGCGCTTATGGTGCAGCTTGAAATCGGTTTAACGGTGTCGACGCTACCAGTAATCGCTTTGGGTGTAGGAATAGGTGTCGATTACGGCATTTATATTCTATCCTCAATGATGGGACAGCTTAAGCAAGGTATGCCGTTGTCGGTTGCCTATCGAAATGCGCTTGCTGAACGAGGCAGTGCGGTACTGTTTACTGGTATCACATTGGCTATTGGAGTAAGCACTTGGATTTTCTCTGCGCTTAAGTTCCAGGTTGATATGGGTATCCTTTTAACCTTCATGTTCTTGGTAAATATGCTGGGTGCTGTGCTGCTTTTACCTGCAATTGGAACGCTAATCTGGTCTGACCAGAAAAAATAA